In Phacochoerus africanus isolate WHEZ1 chromosome 1, ROS_Pafr_v1, whole genome shotgun sequence, the following are encoded in one genomic region:
- the ZBTB47 gene encoding zinc finger and BTB domain-containing protein 47 isoform X2 encodes MLLVEKTTDSPAAEFSLVEDVALHFACLMGRLNEQRLFQPDLCDVDLVLVPQRSVFPAHKGVLAAYSQFFHSLFTQNKQLQRVELSLEALAPGGLQQILNFIYTSKLLVNAANVHEVLSAASLLQMADIAASCQELLDARSLGPPGPGAVALAQPATSCTPAAPPYYCDIKQEADAPGLPKIYAREGPDPYSVRVEDGAGATGGTVPATIGPAQPFFKEEKEGGVEEAGGPPASLCKLEGGEELEEELGDSGTYSRREQSQIIVEVNLNNQTLHVSTGPEGKPGTATGPATMVLGREDGLQRHSEDEEDDEEEEEEEEEEEGGGSGGEEEEEEGGSQGEEDDDEEEEGHSEQEEEEEEEEEGHSEQDQESSEEEEEEDEEDGEAGGRQGPGRRSSRVDPPPHSRMATRSARRRGPPEPEEAERRGGKRPKPPTGVVPTPARGPQATDGLGAKVKLEEKQHHPCQKCPRVFNNRWYLEKHMNVTHSRMQICDQCGKRFLLESELLLHRQTDCERNIQCVTCGKAFKKLWSLHEHNKIVHGYAEKKFSCEICEKKFYTMAHVRKHMVAHTKDMPFTCETCGKSFKRSMSLKVHSLQHSGEKPFRCENCNERFQYKYQLRSHMSIHIGHKQFMCQWCGKDFNMKQYFDEHMKTHTGEKPYICEICGKSFTSRPNMKRHRRTHTGEKPYPCDVCGQRFRFSNMLKAHKEKCFRVSHPLASDGTPAAPGLPPTQPQALPLLPGLPQTLPPPPHLPPPPPLFPTAASPGGRLNASN; translated from the exons ATG TTGCTGGTTGAGAAGACGACGGACTCACCAGCGGCCGAGTTCTCGCTGGTGGAGGACGTGGCACTGCACTTTGCCTGCTTGATGGGCCGCCTGAACGAGCAGCGCCTCTTCCAGCCCGACCTGTGTGACGTGGATCTGGTGCTGGTGCCCCAGCGCAGTGTCTTCCCAGCACACAAGGGCGTGCTGGCCGCCTACAGCCAGTTCTTCCACTCGCTCTTCACCCAGAACAAGCAGCTGCAGCGTGTGGAGCTGTCCCTGGAGGCTCTGGCCCCCGGTGGTCTGCAGCAGATCCTCAACTTCATCTACACATCCAAGCTGCTGGTCAACGCAGCCAACGTCCACGAGGTGCTCAGTGCTGCCTCGCTGCTGCAGATGGCTGACATCGCTGCATCCTGCCAGGAGCTGCTGGACGCCCGCTCCCTTGGGCCCCCAGGCCCTGGTGCCGTGGCCCTCGCCCAGCCAGCCACCAGCTGCACTCCGGCCGCGCCGCCCTACTACTGCGACATCAAGCAGGAGGCGGATGCCCCAGGCCTGCCCAAGATCTATGCCCGTGAGGGCCCTGACCCCTACTCAGTGCGTGTTGAGGACGGagctggggccacaggtggtacGGTGCCTGCCACCATTGGGCCAGCTCAGCCCTTCttcaaggaggagaaggagggtggCGTTGAGGAGGCTGGTGGGCCCCCAGCCAGCTTGTGCaagctggagggtggggaggagctaGAGGAAGAGCTTGGGGATTCTGGCACTTACAGTCGCCGGGAGCAGTCTCAGATCATCGTGGAGGTGAACCTCAACAACCAGACACTGCATGTGTCCACAGGGCCTGAGGGGAAGCCAGGCACTGCCACGGGCCCGGCCACCATGGTGCTGGGCCGGGAGGATGGGCTGCAGAGACACTCAGAGGATGAGGAGGatgatgaggaagaggaggaggaagaggaggaagaggagggtggtggcagtggaggggaggaggaagaggaggagggtggcAGTCAAGGAGAGGAGGACGAcgatgaagaggaggaagggcacagcgagcaggaagaggaagaggaggaggaggaggaagggcacaGTGAGCAGGACCAGGAGagctcagaggaggaagaggaggaggatgaggaggacggggaggcggggggcaggcaggggcctgGCCGCCGAAGCAGCCGGGTGGACCCACCTCCTCACAGTCGCATGGCAACTCGGTCTGCCCGGCGCCGGGGCCCCCCTGAGCCTGAGGAGGCCGAGCGGCGGGGTGGGAAGCGGCCAAAACCTCCTACAGGAGTGGTTCCTACGCCAGCCCGAGGGCCACAGGCCACTGATGGGCTGGGGGCCAAGGTGAAACTGGAGGAGAAGCAGCACCACCCATGCCAGAAGTGCCCACGAGTTTTCAACAACCGCTGGTACCTGGAGAAGCACATGAATGTGACCCACAGCCGCATGCAGATCTGTGACCAGTGCGGCAAGCGCTTCCTGCTGGAGAGTGAGCTGCTTTTGCACCGGCAGACAGACTGCGAGCGCAACATCCAG TGTGTGACATGCGGCAAAGCTTTTAAGAAGCTCTGGTCCCTCCATGAGCACAACAAGATTGTACATGGCTACGCAGAAAAGAAGTTCTCCTGTGAGATTTGTGAGAAGAAgttctacaccatggctcacgtgCGCAAGCACATGGTCG CCCACACCAAGGATATGCCCTTCACCTGCGAGACCTGCGGGAAGTCCTTCAAACGCAGCATGTCTCTCAAGGTGCACTCACTGCAGCACTCCGGGGAGAAGCCGTTCAGATGTGAG AACTGCAATGAGCGCTTCCAGTACAAGTACCAGCTGCGGTCACACATGAGCATCCACATCGGCCACAAGCAGTTCATGTGCCAGTGGTGCGGCAAGGACTTCAACATGAAGCAGTACTTTGATGAGCACATGAAGACCCACACAG GAGAGAAGCCGTACATCTGCGAAATCTGCGGCAAGAGCTTCACCAGCCGACCCAACATGAAGCGGCACCGACGCACGCACACCGGGGAGAAGCCCTACCCCTGCGACGTGTGTGGCCAGCGCTTCCGCTTCTCCAACATGCTCAAGGCGCACAAGGAGAAGTGCTTCCGCGTCAGCCACCCCCTGGCCAGCGATGGCACCCCTGCGGCCCCGGGGCTGCCTCCCACTcagccccaggctctgccccTGCTGCCAGGGCTGCCCCAgaccctcccgcccccaccccacctgccgcccccgcccccgcttttCCCTACTGCTGCCAGCCCCGGGGGGAGGCTGAATGCCAGCAATTAA
- the ZBTB47 gene encoding zinc finger and BTB domain-containing protein 47 isoform X1, whose protein sequence is MGRLNEQRLFQPDLCDVDLVLVPQRSVFPAHKGVLAAYSQFFHSLFTQNKQLQRVELSLEALAPGGLQQILNFIYTSKLLVNAANVHEVLSAASLLQMADIAASCQELLDARSLGPPGPGAVALAQPATSCTPAAPPYYCDIKQEADAPGLPKIYAREGPDPYSVRVEDGAGATGGTVPATIGPAQPFFKEEKEGGVEEAGGPPASLCKLEGGEELEEELGDSGTYSRREQSQIIVEVNLNNQTLHVSTGPEGKPGTATGPATMVLGREDGLQRHSEDEEDDEEEEEEEEEEEGGGSGGEEEEEEGGSQGEEDDDEEEEGHSEQEEEEEEEEEGHSEQDQESSEEEEEEDEEDGEAGGRQGPGRRSSRVDPPPHSRMATRSARRRGPPEPEEAERRGGKRPKPPTGVVPTPARGPQATDGLGAKVKLEEKQHHPCQKCPRVFNNRWYLEKHMNVTHSRMQICDQCGKRFLLESELLLHRQTDCERNIQCVTCGKAFKKLWSLHEHNKIVHGYAEKKFSCEICEKKFYTMAHVRKHMVAHTKDMPFTCETCGKSFKRSMSLKVHSLQHSGEKPFRCENCNERFQYKYQLRSHMSIHIGHKQFMCQWCGKDFNMKQYFDEHMKTHTGEKPYICEICGKSFTSRPNMKRHRRTHTGEKPYPCDVCGQRFRFSNMLKAHKEKCFRVSHPLASDGTPAAPGLPPTQPQALPLLPGLPQTLPPPPHLPPPPPLFPTAASPGGRLNASN, encoded by the exons ATGGGCCGCCTGAACGAGCAGCGCCTCTTCCAGCCCGACCTGTGTGACGTGGATCTGGTGCTGGTGCCCCAGCGCAGTGTCTTCCCAGCACACAAGGGCGTGCTGGCCGCCTACAGCCAGTTCTTCCACTCGCTCTTCACCCAGAACAAGCAGCTGCAGCGTGTGGAGCTGTCCCTGGAGGCTCTGGCCCCCGGTGGTCTGCAGCAGATCCTCAACTTCATCTACACATCCAAGCTGCTGGTCAACGCAGCCAACGTCCACGAGGTGCTCAGTGCTGCCTCGCTGCTGCAGATGGCTGACATCGCTGCATCCTGCCAGGAGCTGCTGGACGCCCGCTCCCTTGGGCCCCCAGGCCCTGGTGCCGTGGCCCTCGCCCAGCCAGCCACCAGCTGCACTCCGGCCGCGCCGCCCTACTACTGCGACATCAAGCAGGAGGCGGATGCCCCAGGCCTGCCCAAGATCTATGCCCGTGAGGGCCCTGACCCCTACTCAGTGCGTGTTGAGGACGGagctggggccacaggtggtacGGTGCCTGCCACCATTGGGCCAGCTCAGCCCTTCttcaaggaggagaaggagggtggCGTTGAGGAGGCTGGTGGGCCCCCAGCCAGCTTGTGCaagctggagggtggggaggagctaGAGGAAGAGCTTGGGGATTCTGGCACTTACAGTCGCCGGGAGCAGTCTCAGATCATCGTGGAGGTGAACCTCAACAACCAGACACTGCATGTGTCCACAGGGCCTGAGGGGAAGCCAGGCACTGCCACGGGCCCGGCCACCATGGTGCTGGGCCGGGAGGATGGGCTGCAGAGACACTCAGAGGATGAGGAGGatgatgaggaagaggaggaggaagaggaggaagaggagggtggtggcagtggaggggaggaggaagaggaggagggtggcAGTCAAGGAGAGGAGGACGAcgatgaagaggaggaagggcacagcgagcaggaagaggaagaggaggaggaggaggaagggcacaGTGAGCAGGACCAGGAGagctcagaggaggaagaggaggaggatgaggaggacggggaggcggggggcaggcaggggcctgGCCGCCGAAGCAGCCGGGTGGACCCACCTCCTCACAGTCGCATGGCAACTCGGTCTGCCCGGCGCCGGGGCCCCCCTGAGCCTGAGGAGGCCGAGCGGCGGGGTGGGAAGCGGCCAAAACCTCCTACAGGAGTGGTTCCTACGCCAGCCCGAGGGCCACAGGCCACTGATGGGCTGGGGGCCAAGGTGAAACTGGAGGAGAAGCAGCACCACCCATGCCAGAAGTGCCCACGAGTTTTCAACAACCGCTGGTACCTGGAGAAGCACATGAATGTGACCCACAGCCGCATGCAGATCTGTGACCAGTGCGGCAAGCGCTTCCTGCTGGAGAGTGAGCTGCTTTTGCACCGGCAGACAGACTGCGAGCGCAACATCCAG TGTGTGACATGCGGCAAAGCTTTTAAGAAGCTCTGGTCCCTCCATGAGCACAACAAGATTGTACATGGCTACGCAGAAAAGAAGTTCTCCTGTGAGATTTGTGAGAAGAAgttctacaccatggctcacgtgCGCAAGCACATGGTCG CCCACACCAAGGATATGCCCTTCACCTGCGAGACCTGCGGGAAGTCCTTCAAACGCAGCATGTCTCTCAAGGTGCACTCACTGCAGCACTCCGGGGAGAAGCCGTTCAGATGTGAG AACTGCAATGAGCGCTTCCAGTACAAGTACCAGCTGCGGTCACACATGAGCATCCACATCGGCCACAAGCAGTTCATGTGCCAGTGGTGCGGCAAGGACTTCAACATGAAGCAGTACTTTGATGAGCACATGAAGACCCACACAG GAGAGAAGCCGTACATCTGCGAAATCTGCGGCAAGAGCTTCACCAGCCGACCCAACATGAAGCGGCACCGACGCACGCACACCGGGGAGAAGCCCTACCCCTGCGACGTGTGTGGCCAGCGCTTCCGCTTCTCCAACATGCTCAAGGCGCACAAGGAGAAGTGCTTCCGCGTCAGCCACCCCCTGGCCAGCGATGGCACCCCTGCGGCCCCGGGGCTGCCTCCCACTcagccccaggctctgccccTGCTGCCAGGGCTGCCCCAgaccctcccgcccccaccccacctgccgcccccgcccccgcttttCCCTACTGCTGCCAGCCCCGGGGGGAGGCTGAATGCCAGCAATTAA